Proteins encoded by one window of Aspergillus puulaauensis MK2 DNA, chromosome 4, nearly complete sequence:
- the msh3 gene encoding mismatch repair protein MSH3 (BUSCO:EOG09260LI6;~COG:L;~EggNog:ENOG410PGVC;~InterPro:IPR027417,IPR036678,IPR036187,IPR017261, IPR016151,IPR000432,IPR007695,IPR007696,IPR007860;~PFAM:PF05188,PF05192,PF00488,PF01624;~antiSMASH:Cluster_4.4;~go_function: GO:0005524 - ATP binding [Evidence IEA];~go_function: GO:0030983 - mismatched DNA binding [Evidence IEA];~go_process: GO:0006298 - mismatch repair [Evidence IEA]) produces the protein MPLPSSQSSASSSPSLKRKQPTISSFFTKKPLGSQQSPPNEANRSPSAPINNPEEPENAEHPVEEDDEEEIVAPAPKRAKPNGSQQENRKQSPKAKPASHAEQAPQPVSSQRTELSKFTSSPVVDTAVDGVSELDNGEAKARQKEREKLHQKFVRRLGGPDCLVGIGRNSVSETTNIEEAGEGEEDEEAAQPPPKGKAAGKRGGGKLTPMEKQVIEIKKKHMDTILLVEVGYKFRFFGEDARVAAKELSIVCIPGKFRYDEHPSEAHLDRFASASIPVQRLHVHVKRLVTAGHKVGVVRQLETAALKAAGDNRNAPFVRKLTNVYTKSTYIDDIEGLEGSTVGMSGASATGYILCITETNARGWGNDEKVHVGIVAVQPTTGDIVYDEFDDGFMRSEIETRLLHIAPCELLIVGKLSKATEKLVQHISGSKMNVFGDEVRVERAPKEKTAAAESHNHVSSFYAGKMKSADAADDEVASDLLQKVLALPDQVTICLSSMITHMTEYGLEHVLQLTKYFQHFSSRSHMLLNGNTLTSLEIYQNQTDHSSKGSLFWTLDRTQTRFGQRLLRKWVGRPLLDKHQLEDRVNAVEELLNPENTVLVERVKGLLGKIKHDLEKGLIRVYYGKCSRPELLTILQTMQMVAQEFADIKSPVDTGFTSPAVSQAIVSLPTILQDVVSFLNKINMHAAKSDDKYAFFREEEETEEISEHKLGIGAVEHELQEHRPVAGEALGKKTVTYASVAGIDYLVEVENNSPAIKRVPASWVKISGTKKVSRFHTPEVIKLIRQRDQHREALAAACDKAFLALQGDIAANYQALRDCVQSLATLDSLVSLATIASQPGYVKPEYTDDTCIHVEQGRHPMVEQLLLDSYVPNDIDLDSDKTRALLVTGPNMGGKSSYVRQVALIAIMGQIGSYVPAQSAKLGMLDAVFTRMGAFDNMLAGESTFMVELSETADILKQATPRSLVILDELGRGTSTHDGVAIAQAVLDYMVRSIQSLTLFITHYQHLSAMVHSFSENELRNVHMRFSESGTGADEDITFLYEIGEGVAHRSYGLNVARLASLPSSLLEMAKQKSAELEEKIRRRRLAGLVGAVGDMMGSADEGTIEKLVSSMQEL, from the exons ATGCCTTTACCATCGTCCCAATCGTCTGcgtcatcctctcccagccTAAAGCGGAAGCAGCCCACGatctcgagcttcttcaCGAAGAAACCCCTGGGTTCACAGCAGTCCCCTCCGAATGAAGCCAACCGCTCACCCAGCGCCCCGATCAACAACCCGGAAGAGCCTGAAAATGCGGAACATCCGgtagaggaagatgatgaggaggagatagTGGCCCCGGCTCCGAAACGGGCGAAGCCAAATGGATCACAGCAAGAAAACCGCAAGCAAAGCCCAAAGGCGAAGCCGGCGTCCCATGCGGAGCAGGCTCCGCAGCCTGTGAGTAGCCAGCGGACCGAACTTTCGAAATTTACTAGTTCTCCTGTGGTCGATACGGCGGTCGATGGGGTGAGTGAATTAGACAACGGGGAGGCGAAAGCGCGgcagaaagagagggagaaaCTACATCAGAAGTTCGTTCGGAGACTTGGTGGGCCGGATTGCCTTGTTGGAATTGGTCGCAACAGTGTCAGCGAAACGACGAATAttgaggaggctggcgaaggcgaggaagatgaagaggcggCGCAACCTCCACCGAAGGGGAAGGCAGCCGGGAAGAGAGGCGGAGGTAAACTCACGCCGATGGAGAAGCAGGTAATCGAGATCAAAAAGAAGCACATGGACACGATATTGCTTGTCGAAGTTGGGTACAAGTTTCGGTTTTTCGGTGAAGATGCTAGGGTTGCTGCGAAGGAGCTTAGCATTGTTTGCATTCCTGGAAAGTTTCGATATGACGAAC ATCCGTCAGAAGCCCACCTCGACCGTTTTGCCTCTGCAAGTATACCCGTGCAGCGACTACATGTCCATGTAAAGCGCCTCGTCACCGCCGGACATAAAGTGGGTGTGGTTAGGCAATTGGAGACTGCTGCTCTgaaagcagctggagataACCGAAACGCCCCATTTGTTCGTAAATTGACGAACGTTTACACCAAAAGTACCTACATTGATGATATCGAGGGCCTTGAAGGATCTACGGTTGGAATGTCTGGTGCTTCGGCCACCGGCTATATTCTTTGCATAACGGAGACGAATGCTCGGGGTTGGGGGAATGATGAGAAAGTACACGTGGGTATTGTCGCTGTTCAGCCGACTACGGGCGATATCGTTTACGATGAATTCGATGACGGCTTCATGCGAAGCGAGATAGAAACGCGACTGCTCCATATTGCGCCGTGCGAGCTTTTAATTGTCGGCAAGCTATCAAAAGCAACGGAGAAGCTCGTGCAGCATATTTCCGGGAGCAAGATGAATGTTTTTGGTGACGAAGTCCGGGTTGAAAGGGCGCCGAAGGAGAAAACTGCGGCGGCTGAATCACATAACCATGTTTCGAGCTTTTACGCCGGGAAAATGAAATCTGCAGATGCCGCGGATGATGAAGTCGCCAGTGACCTTCTCCAGAAAGTGCTCGCCTTGCCGGACCAAGTTACGATCTGTTTATCATCTATGATCACACACATGACCGAGTATGGCTTGGAGCACGTTTTGCAATTAACAAAGTACTTTCAGCATTTCTCTTCGCGCTCTCACATGCTCCTCAATGGGAACACCCTGACAAGCCTTGAGATCTACCAGAACCAGACAGATCATTCTTCCAAGGGTAGTCTATTCTGGACGTTGGATCGGACACAAACTCGGTTCGGGCAACGTTTGCTTCGAAAATGGGTGGGGCGGCCGTTACTGGATAAACATCAGCTTGAGGATCGAGTCAACGCTGTGGAAGAGTTGTTGAATCCGGAAAACACTGTTTTGGTTGAGCGGGTCAAGGGTTTACTCGGAAAGATCAAACACGACTTGGAGAAGGGCTTGATCCGAGTGTACTACGGGAAG TGCTCTCGACCGGAACTCCTCACCATTCTGCAGACAATGCAAATGGTAGCGCAAGAGTTCGCTGATATCAAGTCACCAGTGGATACAGGGTTCACGTCTCCCGCCGTCAGCCAGGCCATTGTGTCTCTGCCGACAATTTTACAAGATGTTGTGTCCTTTTTGAACAAGATCAACATGCATGCAGCTAAGAGTGACGACAAGTATGCGTTTTtccgcgaggaggaagagaccgagGAGATCAGCGAGCACAAGCTTGGAATCGGAGCCGTTGAGCATGAGCTTCAGGAGCATCGACCCGtagctggagaagctctgGGAAAGAAAACAGTCACTTACGCCTCGGTTGCGGGTATTGACTATTtggttgaagttgagaaCAACTCGCCAGCCATTAAGCGAGTGCCAGCATCATGGGTGAAAATCAGCGGCACAAAGAAGGTGTCAAGATTCCACACACCGGAAGTGATCAAGCTGATTCGACAGAGAGACCAGCATAGGGAGGCCCTTGCTGCAGCGTGCGACAAAGCATTCCTAGCCCTCCAAGGAGATATAGCAGCCAATTACCAGGCTCTCCGAGACTGTGTGCAGTCCCTGGCAACTCTAGATAGTCTGGTTTCCTTAGCCACGATAGCCAGCCAGCCGGGCTACGTAAAGCCTGAATATACAGACGATACGTGCATCCATGTTGAGCAAGGGCGGCATCCGATGGTGGAACAACTCTTGCTGGATAGTTATGTACCTAACGATATCGACTTGGACAGCGACAAAACGCGCGCGCTCTTGGTAACGGGGCCTAACATGGGCGGGAAGTCCAGCTACGTGCGCCAAGTAGCGCTGATTGCCATCATGGGACAGATCGGCTCATATGTTCCCGCGCAGTCGGCAAAACTTGGGATGCTCGATGCGGTGTTTACTCGGATGGGTGCATTCGACAATATGCTAGCAGGCGAGTCTACATTCATGGTTGAACTTTCCGAGACAGCAGACATCTTGAAGCAGGCGACGCCGCGATCCCTGGTGATTCTGGACGAATTAGGACGAGGTACTTCCACTCACGACGGAGTCGCAATTGCGCAGGCCGTTCTCGACTACATGGTGCGGTCTATTCAGAGCCTTACCCTCTTCATCACGCATTACCAGCATCTCTCGGCCATGGTGCACTCGTTCAGTGAGAACGAGCTGCGGAACGTGCATATGCGATTCAGTGAGTCGGGTACTGGAGCGGACGAAGATATCACCTTTCTCTACGAAATTGGAGAGGGTGTTGCGCATCGCAGCTACGGTTTGAATGTTGCGCGATTGGCGAGTCTGCCATCGTCGCTCCTAGAGATGGCCAAGCAGAAGAGTgcagagttggaggagaaaatCCGTCGCCGTCGACTTGCAGGACTTGTTGGAGCGGTTGGAGATATGATGGGATCGGCCGATGAGGGGACGATAGAGAAGCTTGTCAGCAGCATGCAGGAACTGTAA